In the genome of Rhodoferax fermentans, one region contains:
- the bchO gene encoding alpha/beta fold hydrolase BchO — protein MALWDTFYPPMDWEANRKSWPHTSHSRFVTVHGQVWHVQTFGHGPVLLLLHGTGASTHSWRDLVLSLAKHHTVICPDLPGHAFSYWNTKKSNSLDHMATSLADLLNHLKLWPSAIIGHSAGAAVGAQLILKHGKGPTPTLIGLNPAWLPLTGLASWLFPPTAKLLALNPLSGVLFAKQAAKPAVVRNLLQSTGSHLDEEALSYYQKLLQTPSHVRGVLAMMAAWRLHRLAQQLPQLTGPVFMLLGANDRTIPASLAAATMKLLPNTTSRTLAGLGHLAHEEAPTVVSEQILEWVKQTAR, from the coding sequence ATGGCCCTCTGGGACACGTTCTACCCGCCCATGGACTGGGAGGCCAACCGCAAGAGCTGGCCACACACCTCACACAGCCGTTTTGTCACAGTTCATGGTCAGGTCTGGCATGTGCAGACCTTTGGCCATGGCCCGGTGCTGCTGCTGTTGCATGGCACCGGTGCATCGACACACTCCTGGCGCGACCTGGTGCTGAGCCTGGCTAAACACCATACCGTGATCTGCCCGGATCTGCCCGGGCATGCGTTCAGCTACTGGAACACCAAAAAGAGCAATTCGCTCGACCACATGGCGACCAGTCTGGCCGACCTGCTGAACCATTTGAAGTTATGGCCAAGTGCCATCATCGGACACTCGGCAGGTGCGGCAGTGGGGGCGCAACTCATCCTCAAACATGGCAAAGGCCCAACCCCCACGCTGATCGGCCTGAACCCGGCTTGGTTACCTTTGACCGGTTTGGCCAGTTGGCTGTTTCCGCCAACCGCCAAATTGCTGGCCCTCAACCCTTTGTCAGGCGTGTTGTTTGCCAAGCAGGCAGCCAAACCAGCGGTAGTGCGTAATTTGTTGCAAAGCACCGGATCACATCTGGACGAGGAGGCACTGAGTTACTACCAAAAGCTGTTGCAAACACCGTCACATGTCAGGGGTGTTTTGGCCATGATGGCCGCCTGGCGGCTACACCGGCTGGCACAGCAGTTGCCGCAACTGACTGGCCCGGTCTTCATGCTGTTGGGGGCAAACGACCGGACCATCCCGGCGAGCCTGGCCGCTGCAACCATGAAGCTCTTGCCCAACACCACCAGCCGAACCCTGGCTGGCCTGGGTCACCTGGCCCACGAAGAAGCGCCAACTGTCGTGAGCGAACAGATCCTGGAGTGGGTTAAGCAAACGGCCCGTTGA
- a CDS encoding TspO/MBR family protein yields the protein MKRFGGWQTLLIAFVFSFGTASIGSWLTDLGPWYFSLKQPSWKPPDAAFGVIWSVIFFLLVFSGSLAWTAAPTRARKRFVLGLFVVNALVNMLWSALYFGLHRPDWAMVEWVALWLSVFSLVWFLWRESRWASILILPYLAWVSAAGVLNWTTIALNGPFA from the coding sequence ATGAAGCGTTTTGGAGGTTGGCAAACCCTGCTCATTGCTTTTGTCTTCAGCTTTGGCACAGCCAGCATTGGCTCCTGGCTGACTGACCTGGGCCCGTGGTATTTCTCACTCAAACAACCGTCCTGGAAACCACCAGATGCTGCTTTTGGGGTGATCTGGTCGGTGATCTTCTTTTTGCTGGTGTTCAGCGGCTCATTGGCCTGGACTGCTGCGCCCACCAGGGCGCGAAAGCGCTTTGTGTTGGGCCTGTTTGTGGTCAATGCCCTGGTCAATATGCTTTGGAGTGCGCTCTACTTCGGCCTGCATCGGCCTGACTGGGCCATGGTCGAGTGGGTCGCCTTGTGGCTCTCGGTGTTTTCACTGGTGTGGTTCTTGTGGCGTGAATCGCGCTGGGCGTCCATCTTGATCTTGCCTTACCTGGCCTGGGTGAGTGCGGCTGGTGTCCTGAACTGGACCACCATTGCGCTCAACGGGCCGTTTGCTTAA
- a CDS encoding geranylgeranyl diphosphate reductase, producing the protein MSTSQYDVVVVGGGPSGATAADDLARQGWSVLLMDRQGRTKPCGGAIPPRLIKDFDIPDHLLVAKVRCARMISPKDNRVDIHIENGFVAMVNRDSFDEWLRERAQSHGATRLRALCDKITRDADGVARVHFNPVTAQGLGEPDSVRARMVVAADGARSEIARQHIEGADRTKYVFAYHEIVRAPLQDPTHDPERCDVYYQGPISPDFYGWVFPHGDTMSVGTGSADKGFSLRGSVGKLREIAGLSEVETLRREGAPIPLKPLPRWENGRDIVLTGDAAGVVAPASGEGIYYAMACGRMVAEAVQQALKTGDAACLKLARKQFLKEHGRVFWILGLLQYFWYQNDKRRERFVKVCEDPDVQRLTFESYMNKKLVRKKPMAHIRIFFKDLAHLLGFARV; encoded by the coding sequence ATGAGTACAAGCCAATACGATGTGGTGGTCGTTGGCGGAGGGCCTTCTGGGGCAACGGCCGCAGATGATCTGGCTCGGCAAGGTTGGTCGGTGTTGCTGATGGATCGGCAAGGTCGAACCAAACCCTGTGGCGGCGCCATTCCGCCGCGGCTGATCAAGGACTTCGACATCCCAGATCACTTGCTGGTGGCCAAGGTGCGTTGCGCACGCATGATCTCGCCCAAAGACAACCGGGTGGACATTCACATCGAAAACGGGTTTGTGGCCATGGTCAACCGCGACAGCTTTGACGAATGGCTGCGCGAACGTGCCCAGTCCCATGGCGCCACGCGCCTGCGCGCCTTGTGTGACAAGATCACCCGTGATGCCGATGGTGTCGCCCGCGTGCATTTCAATCCAGTGACGGCGCAGGGACTGGGTGAGCCCGACAGCGTGCGTGCCCGCATGGTGGTGGCGGCCGACGGAGCGCGATCTGAAATCGCTCGCCAGCACATCGAAGGTGCTGACCGGACCAAGTATGTTTTTGCTTACCACGAGATCGTTCGTGCGCCGTTGCAGGACCCGACACATGATCCCGAGCGGTGTGATGTTTATTACCAGGGGCCGATTTCGCCCGACTTTTATGGCTGGGTGTTTCCCCATGGTGACACCATGAGTGTGGGCACGGGCAGCGCTGACAAAGGCTTTTCACTGCGTGGTTCGGTGGGCAAACTGCGCGAGATCGCGGGCCTCAGCGAGGTCGAAACCCTGCGCCGTGAAGGAGCTCCGATTCCGCTCAAACCCTTGCCGCGCTGGGAAAATGGCCGCGACATTGTGCTCACTGGCGACGCCGCCGGGGTGGTGGCACCCGCCTCGGGTGAAGGGATTTATTACGCGATGGCTTGTGGACGGATGGTGGCAGAAGCGGTTCAACAAGCCCTCAAAACAGGTGATGCAGCCTGTTTGAAGTTGGCCCGCAAACAGTTTCTCAAAGAGCATGGCCGGGTCTTCTGGATTCTTGGTCTGCTGCAGTACTTCTGGTACCAGAATGACAAACGCCGTGAGCGTTTTGTCAAAGTCTGTGAAGACCCCGATGTGCAGCGCTTGACCTTTGAGTCCTACATGAACAAAAAACTGGTACGCAAAAAACCCATGGCCCATATCCGTATCTTCTTCAAAGACCTGGCGCATTTGCTGGGTTTCGCCCGCGTATGA
- a CDS encoding BCD family MFS transporter, with translation MSSTRVFGWLDVARLGLVQACMGAVVVVTTSTLNRIMVVELALPALLPGILVALHYLVQMVRPRMGFGADQGRRCTPWMLGGVIVLALGGVLASVATVLMQTTFGLGLALCVLAFSMIGLGVSACGTSLLVLMAKRVPDSRRAPAATLVWMMMIFGFAMTAITVGKLIDPYTPEQLIRVTAGLALLVVAVAALSLWGLEGKVAEGTDAAPANAASGERSARQFKETLAQVWREPQARTFTIFVFLSMLAYSAQDLILEPFAGDVFGMTPGQTTQLAGFQHGAVLAGMLWVALVGWERVKGRLGSVHSWMVWGCVLSAFAMVGLAMAGVQGNNWPLKFNIVVLGVANGAFSIAAIATMMRLSTQGAHGNEGTRMGLWGAAQAIAFGLGGLLGTAASDMAHWLMASSGLAYSSVFGFAAVMFALSAWCAILVNRNGVVAEQAPAYFSTELQRVQS, from the coding sequence ATGAGTTCAACACGTGTGTTTGGTTGGCTGGATGTGGCACGACTGGGTTTGGTGCAGGCCTGTATGGGGGCGGTGGTGGTGGTCACGACATCCACGCTCAACCGGATCATGGTGGTTGAGTTGGCGCTGCCAGCGCTGTTGCCAGGTATTTTGGTGGCGCTGCACTATCTGGTGCAGATGGTTCGGCCACGGATGGGATTTGGCGCGGACCAGGGGCGACGCTGTACTCCCTGGATGTTGGGTGGTGTGATCGTGCTCGCCCTGGGTGGGGTGTTGGCATCGGTGGCCACGGTTCTGATGCAAACCACGTTTGGTCTGGGTTTGGCCCTGTGTGTTCTGGCGTTTTCCATGATCGGCCTCGGTGTGAGTGCTTGCGGCACCTCCTTGTTGGTGTTGATGGCCAAGCGCGTGCCTGACAGTCGGCGCGCTCCCGCAGCCACTCTGGTCTGGATGATGATGATTTTTGGCTTTGCGATGACGGCCATCACGGTGGGCAAGTTGATTGATCCCTACACGCCCGAGCAACTCATTCGTGTGACTGCCGGTCTGGCGCTGCTTGTGGTCGCTGTGGCCGCATTGAGTTTGTGGGGACTTGAAGGAAAGGTTGCCGAAGGTACCGATGCCGCTCCTGCCAATGCTGCGTCGGGTGAACGCTCAGCCCGCCAGTTCAAGGAAACACTTGCTCAGGTCTGGCGTGAGCCTCAGGCCAGAACCTTCACCATCTTTGTGTTCTTGTCCATGCTGGCCTACAGCGCGCAGGATTTGATCCTCGAGCCTTTTGCCGGTGATGTGTTTGGCATGACACCCGGGCAGACCACGCAGTTGGCTGGTTTTCAGCACGGCGCAGTATTGGCGGGCATGTTGTGGGTGGCCTTGGTCGGTTGGGAACGGGTCAAGGGTCGGTTGGGCAGTGTTCACAGCTGGATGGTCTGGGGCTGTGTGCTTTCTGCGTTTGCCATGGTGGGTTTGGCGATGGCAGGTGTGCAAGGAAACAACTGGCCCTTGAAGTTCAATATTGTTGTGCTGGGTGTTGCCAACGGCGCCTTTTCCATTGCAGCCATTGCCACCATGATGCGTTTGTCCACCCAGGGTGCCCATGGCAATGAGGGCACCCGCATGGGCTTGTGGGGTGCTGCTCAAGCGATTGCTTTTGGGCTGGGTGGTCTGCTGGGCACCGCCGCCAGCGACATGGCGCACTGGCTCATGGCCTCCAGTGGGCTGGCCTACTCATCGGTTTTTGGTTTTGCGGCTGTGATGTTTGCGTTGTCGGCGTGGTGCGCTATTTTGGTGAATCGCAACGGTGTCGTGGCTGAGCAAGCCCCAGCTTATTTTTCAACGGAGTTGCAAAGGGTGCAGTCATGA
- the chlG gene encoding chlorophyll synthase ChlG, translated as MARPSLSTVTELLKPITWFPPMWAFSCGVVASAQSFSANWGLICLGLVLTGPLVCASSQAVNDWFDRHVDAINEPNRPIPSGRMPGRWGLYIAVLWTVLSLIWAWGLGTWGFWACALGLLFAWAYSAPPFRLKLNGWWGNTACALSYEGLAWVTGGAVMLGGALPHVESLLLALLYSVGAHGIMTLNDFKAIEGDKQMGVRSLPVQLGPLGAAQAACVIMLVPQLVVVGLLVSWSQPWHAAGVLALVLAQLPLMLSFVRQPIDKALMLSAFGVPLYVSGMMVSAWALHFLHQVSA; from the coding sequence ATGGCTCGACCCTCGCTTTCCACAGTCACTGAACTGCTTAAACCGATTACCTGGTTTCCGCCCATGTGGGCTTTTTCATGCGGTGTTGTGGCCTCTGCACAGAGCTTCAGCGCAAACTGGGGACTCATTTGTCTGGGATTGGTGCTGACCGGGCCGTTGGTCTGTGCCAGCAGTCAGGCCGTGAATGACTGGTTTGACCGTCATGTGGATGCCATCAATGAGCCCAACCGGCCTATTCCGTCCGGGCGTATGCCGGGTCGCTGGGGGCTCTATATTGCTGTCTTGTGGACTGTTTTGTCCCTGATCTGGGCCTGGGGCTTGGGCACTTGGGGCTTTTGGGCTTGCGCCTTGGGGTTGTTGTTCGCCTGGGCCTACAGTGCCCCCCCTTTTCGTCTGAAGCTCAATGGCTGGTGGGGCAACACGGCCTGTGCTTTGAGTTATGAAGGTCTGGCCTGGGTCACCGGTGGTGCCGTGATGCTGGGTGGCGCCTTGCCACATGTTGAGTCCCTGCTTCTCGCTTTGCTTTACAGCGTGGGGGCGCACGGCATCATGACGCTCAATGATTTCAAGGCCATTGAAGGTGACAAGCAGATGGGCGTGCGCTCATTGCCTGTACAACTTGGTCCACTGGGGGCCGCTCAGGCTGCCTGCGTCATCATGCTTGTTCCGCAACTGGTGGTGGTTGGGCTGTTGGTGTCCTGGTCGCAGCCTTGGCATGCTGCAGGTGTCTTGGCGCTTGTGCTGGCACAACTCCCTCTGATGCTGTCTTTTGTGCGTCAGCCGATTGACAAGGCTTTGATGCTCAGTGCTTTCGGCGTCCCTCTGTATGTGTCCGGCATGATGGTCAGTGCTTGGGCGTTGCATTTCCTTCACCAGGTGTCAGCATGA